The Candidatus Manganitrophus noduliformans genome window below encodes:
- a CDS encoding transposase has protein sequence MCPAGKRLYRNGGNVLIRGYRAIKFRGRKTDCRGCELREKCLRHPDRSEARQVHFFAGRSNQAPETFTQRMKRKIDTVKGRLIYNRRIGVVEPVFAHIRSTLGLDRFTLRGKRKVNTQWLLYCIVHNLIKVHRYGLQSP, from the coding sequence ATCTGTCCGGCGGGCAAGCGGCTGTACCGCAACGGCGGGAACGTTCTCATCAGAGGGTATCGGGCCATCAAATTCCGGGGAAGAAAGACCGACTGTCGGGGATGCGAACTGCGAGAGAAATGCTTAAGACACCCGGATCGCAGCGAGGCGCGGCAGGTGCACTTTTTTGCTGGAAGGTCGAATCAAGCCCCAGAGACCTTCACGCAGAGAATGAAGAGGAAGATCGATACGGTAAAGGGGCGGCTCATTTATAACAGGAGGATCGGAGTCGTCGAGCCGGTCTTTGCCCATATCCGCTCCACATTGGGGTTGGACCGGTTTACACTCAGAGGGAAGAGGAAGGTCAACACGCAATGGTTACTCTATTGCATCGTACACAACCTGATCAAAGTTCATCGGTATGGGCTGCAGTCTCCATAA
- the ltrA gene encoding group II intron reverse transcriptase/maturase, translating to MHEQEKSDLSIVAKKPANKSGRPEAESAEPRGRTEGNTGGSRTCRTPSRESVFQGLDRVREAARQRKKEKFTALLHHVTVDLLKAAYSWLKRDAAPGVDGLTWREYEQNLKDNLADLHTRIHRGAYRAYPSRRQYIPKSDGRQRPLGIAALEDKKIVQRAVVEVLNAIYEEDFLGFSYGFRPGRGQHDALDALAVGITRTKVNWILDADIRSFFDEVSHTWLERFVGHRIGDRRVIRLIHKWLKAGVMEDGEVRPTEVGTPQGAVASPLLANIYLHYVFDQWASWWRKHQAHGNMVITRYADDIVIGFEHEAEARRFWADFQKRMEKFSLSLHPEKTRLIEFGRYAAEQRAKRGLGKPKTFNFLGFTHICGRSRRGNFQLMRKTRRDRMRTKLREIKEELRRRMHEPIPQQGKWLRQVVRGYFAYHAVPTNYKSLGAFRFHVTELWRRALRRHSQKDRTAWDQIRRLAAEFLPVPRILHPWPSVRFAVRHPRWEPGASITHAGICAGGAQQ from the coding sequence GCGTGTTCCAGGGGCTTGACCGTGTACGAGAAGCAGCAAGGCAAAGGAAGAAGGAGAAGTTCACCGCGCTACTTCATCACGTGACCGTCGATCTGCTTAAGGCGGCCTACTCCTGGCTCAAGCGGGATGCAGCACCCGGAGTGGATGGCCTCACGTGGCGGGAGTATGAGCAGAACCTGAAAGACAACCTTGCAGATTTGCATACGCGCATCCATCGGGGCGCTTATCGAGCGTATCCTTCGCGGAGGCAATACATCCCTAAATCAGATGGGCGACAACGCCCGCTGGGGATTGCTGCGCTGGAGGACAAGAAGATCGTGCAGCGAGCCGTGGTGGAGGTGCTCAATGCGATCTATGAGGAAGACTTTCTGGGGTTCTCGTACGGGTTCCGGCCCGGGCGCGGCCAGCACGATGCGCTGGACGCACTGGCCGTCGGGATCACCCGGACGAAGGTGAACTGGATTCTGGACGCTGATATCCGATCCTTTTTCGATGAAGTTTCACACACATGGTTAGAGCGCTTCGTCGGGCATCGGATCGGGGATCGGCGGGTGATTCGCCTGATACACAAATGGCTGAAGGCCGGGGTCATGGAGGACGGAGAAGTCAGGCCGACCGAGGTGGGTACTCCGCAAGGAGCAGTCGCCTCACCCCTGTTGGCGAATATCTATCTTCATTACGTCTTCGACCAGTGGGCAAGTTGGTGGCGAAAGCACCAAGCCCACGGCAATATGGTGATCACACGCTACGCGGACGATATCGTGATTGGTTTTGAACACGAGGCGGAGGCCAGGCGGTTTTGGGCGGATTTTCAGAAGCGGATGGAGAAGTTCTCACTGTCACTGCACCCAGAAAAGACGCGCCTGATCGAGTTTGGTCGCTATGCGGCGGAGCAACGAGCAAAGCGCGGCCTGGGTAAACCCAAGACATTCAACTTTCTTGGTTTCACGCACATCTGTGGCCGATCTCGTAGAGGCAACTTCCAGCTAATGCGGAAGACGCGACGGGATCGGATGCGGACTAAATTGCGAGAGATCAAGGAAGAACTGCGGCGGCGGATGCATGAACCGATCCCACAGCAGGGGAAGTGGCTGCGTCAGGTGGTGCGGGGCTATTTCGCGTATCATGCGGTCCCGACCAACTATAAGAGTCTGGGTGCGTTCCGGTTCCACGTGACGGAGCTATGGCGGCGAGCGCTTCGGCGGCACAGCCAGAAGGACCGCACCGCATGGGATCAAATCAGACGACTCGCAGCGGAGTTCCTGCCGGTTCCGCGCATCCTTCATCCTTGGCCGAGTGTACGCTTTGCCGTCCGACACCCGAGGTGGGAGCCCGGTGCGTCAATCACGCACGCCGGGATCTGTGCGGGGGGTGCGCAGCAATGA